From the genome of Coleofasciculaceae cyanobacterium, one region includes:
- a CDS encoding transposase encodes YLPPYSPDLNKIERWWSVLKTWIKQRIKEFETVRECVDAAFKKCQTRICVMLYLPYLK; translated from the coding sequence TACCTGCCTCCCTACTCTCCAGATTTGAATAAAATTGAGCGTTGGTGGTCTGTTCTTAAAACCTGGATCAAGCAGAGAATTAAAGAATTTGAGACAGTAAGAGAATGTGTTGATGCCGCTTTCAAAAAATGTCAAACACGTATATGCGTAATGCTATACCTTCCATATTTAAAATAG